A window of Variovorax paradoxus genomic DNA:
CCTTTGCTCGCGCGGCAGGAACCGGCGGCGCCGGTCGACGCGACGGCCCTTCACGTTTGATGACGACCCCTTACTCACGCATTACCGGCACCGGCAGCTATCTGCCCCCACGCCGCGTGACCAACGACGATCTCGCCAAGGAACTGGCGACACGCGGCATCGAGACTTCCGACCAGTGGATCGTCGAGCGCACCGGCATTCACGCGCGTCACTTCGCCGCGCCGGAAGTCACGAGCAGCGATCTCGGCTACGAAGCCGCCAGGCACGCCCTGGAAGCCGCCGGCCGCAAGGCCAGCGATGTCGACCTGATCATTGTCGCGACCTCGACGCCCGACATGGTGTTTCCGTCGTCGGCGGCCATCCTCCAGCACAAGCTCGGCATTGCCGGCTGCCCGGCGTTCGACGTCCAGGCGGTCTGCAGTGGCTTCGTCTACGCGCTGACTGTCGCCGACGCGATGATCCGCACCGGCACCGCGCGCTGCGCGCTGGTGATCGGCGCCGAAGTGTTCTCCCGCATCCTCGACTTCAACGACCGCACCACCTGCGTGCTGTTCGGTGACGGCGCGGGCGCGGTGGTGCTCGAGGCGAGCGAAGAGCCGGGCATCCTGGCCAGCGACCTGCACGCGGACGGCAAGCACGTCGGCATTCTTTGCGTGCCGGGCCATGTCTCCGGCGGCAACGTGCTGGGCACGCCCTTGCTGCACATGGATGGCCAGGCCGTCTTCAAGCTCGCGGTTCGCGTGCTCGAAGAGGCGGCGCGCGCCACGCTGGCCAAGGCCGGCAAGACCGAGGCAGACATCGACTGGCTCATTCCGCACCAGGCCAACATCCGCATCATGGAAGGCACGGCCAGGAAGCTGAAGCTTCCGCGCGAGAAACTGATCGTCACGGTGAACGAACACGGCAACACCTCCGCCGCGTCCATCCCGTTGGCGCTCGACGAGGCCGTGCGCTCCGGCAAGGTGAAGAAAGGCGAAACGCTCATGCTCGAAGGCGTGGGCGGCGGCTTCACCTGGGGCGCGGTGCTATTGAATCTGTAGTGCGTTGCACCGCTCCGAAGAGGGTGGCTGCAATGCGAGACAACGCATAAACAATGAAATCCTTTGCTTTTGTTTTCCCTGGTCAGGGCTCGCAGGCTGTCGGCATGCTCGACGGCTGGGGCGATCATCCGGCCGTGGTCGAAACCCTGCGCGAAGCATCCGAAGCGCTCGGCGAAGACGTCGGCGCGCTGATCAAGAACGGCCCCAAGGAAGAACTGGCGCTCACGACCAACACCCAGCCGGTGATGCTGGTCGCCGGTGTTGCTGCGTGGCGCGCATGGCTGTCCGAAGGCGGCGCAACGCCCGCCGTGGTGGCGGGCCATTCGCTGGGCGAATACTCGGCACTGGTCGCTTCCGGCGTGCTGACGCTGGCGCAGGCCGCGCCGCTGGTGCGCTTCCGCGCGCAAGCGATGCAACAGGCTGTGCCTGTGGGCGTCGGCGCGATGGCGGCCGTGCTCGGCATGGAATCCGGCAAGGTGGTCGCGGGCTGCGCGGAAGCTGCCGCGAGCTTCGGCGCAGGCAGCGCCGAGATCGTCGAGGCGGTGAATTTCAACGACCCGATGCAGACCGTGATCGCCGGCAGTAAGGCCGCCGTCGACAAGGCCTGCGAGCTGCTCAAGGCCAACGGCGCCAAGCGTGCGCTGCTGCTGCCGGTGTCGGCGCCATTCCATTCGAGCCTGATGAAGCCGGCCGCCGAAGCGCTGCGCGAGAAGCTGGCCTCCATCACGCTGTCGGCGCCGCAGATTCCTGTGCTGAACAACATCGACGTCGCCGTCGAAACCGATGCCGACCGCATCCGCGACGCTCTGGTGCGCCAGGCGGCCGGCCCGGTTCGTTGGGTCGAGAGCGTTCAGGCCTTGAAACTGCGCGGTGTAGCCGCCATCATCGAGTGCGGTCCCGGCAAGGTGCTGGCCGGCATGGTGAAGCGCATCGCCCCCGATCTGGAAGCCGCGTCTGTGTACGACCCGGCCACGCTCGCGGACACCCGACAATCGCTCGCCGGCTGACCGGCAAGGCCTCGATACTTTTTCTTATGAGCATTCCCAAATTCGAAGGGCAAGTCGCCCTGGTCACCGGCGCGACGCGTGGCATCGGCGCAGCCATCGCGCTGGAGCTGGCTCAGCGCGGCCTGAAGGTCGTGGGCACCGGCACCACCGACGAGGGCGCGGCCAAGATCACTTCGGCCCTGAGCGCGTATGACGGCCGCGGCCGTGCGCTCGACGTGAACGACGGTGCGGCGGTCGAAGCCCTGGTCGACGAAATCGTCAAGGCTTACGGCGCGATCCACGTGCTGGTGAACAACGCCGGCATCACGCGCGACACGCTCGCTATGCGCATGAAGGACAGCGACTGGGATGCGGTGCTCGACACCAATCTCAAGGCCGTCTTCTCGCTGTCGCGCGCCGTGATTCGTCCGATGATGAAGCAGCGCTATGGCCGCATCATCAGCATCACCAGCGTGGTCGGCGCCTCCGGCAATGCCGGGCAGGCCAACTACGCGGCCGCCAAGGCCGGTGTCGCGGGCATGACCCGCGCCCTGGCCCGCGAACTCGGCAGCCGCAACATCACAGTCAACTGCGTCGCACCCGGTTTCATCGAGACCGACATGACGGCCAGCCTGCCCGAAGCCCAGCAACAGGCGCTGCTGCAGCAGATCCCCCTGGGCCACCTGGGCAAGCCCGCCGACATCGCGCATGCAGTGGCTTATCTCGCATCGCCCCAGGCGTCCTACGTCACGGGGCAGGAGCTGCACGTCAACGGCGGCATGCACATGTAGCCGCAAGGCGCAATCTTTTCCCGTACCGGGTGCGCGGCAAATGCCACAATGCGCCCGGCTAAAATCCACCGATTACCTACAACCCTCAGAGGGAACCAAATGAGCGATATCGAAGCACGTGTCAAGAAAATCATCGCCGAGCAACTCGGCGTGGAAGAGTCCCAAGTGACGAATGAAAAGGCTTTCGTGGCCGACCTCGGCGCCGACTCTCTCGACACGGTCGAACTCGTGATGGCACTCGAAGACGAATTCGGCATCGAAATTCCCGACGAAGATGCCGAGAAGATCACCACGGTGCAAAACGCCGTCGACTACGCCACCAAGAATCAAAAGGCCTGATAGGCCAGCTGACAAGATTGCAACTGCGGCCGGCGGCTTTTACTTGAACCGCACGCGCCGACAGGCAACTGTTCAGCGCTTCCAGAAAGGTTTGCCGGCATGACCAAACGCCGCGTCGTCGTGACCGGGCTCGGTTGCATCGCTCCTGTCGGAAACACCGCAACCGAATCCTGGGCCAACCTGTTGGCCGGGAAGTCGGGCATTGCGAACATCACCGCGTTCGATGCAAGCGCCTTCGCTTGCAAGTTCGCCGGTGAAGTCAAGGGTTTCGACATCACCCAATACATCTCGGAGAAGGAAGCGCGTCACATGGACCGCTTCATTCATCTGGGGCTCGCCGCCGCCATGCAGGCGGTGCAGGACAGCGGACTGCCGACCGGCGAAGCGCTGTCCTATGAAAAGGCCGTGCGCATCGGCTGCAACATCGGCTCGGGCATCGGCGGACTGCCGATGATCGAAGAAACGCACGGCGAGTACGCGAGCCGCGGCCCGCGCCGCATCTCGCCGTTCTTCGTGCCGGCGTCGATCATCAACATGATCTCGGGCCACGTCTCGATCAAGTACGGCTTCAAGGGCCCGAACATCGCGGTCGTCACGGCTTGCACCACCGGCCTTCATGCCATCGGCACGTCGGCACGCATGATCGAGTACGGCGACGCCGACGTGATGATCGCGGGCGGTGCGGAATCGACCATCTCCCCGCTCGGCATCGGCGGCTTCACCGCGCCTCGCGCGCTGAGCACCCGCAACGACGACCCCGCCACGGCTTCGCGTCCCTGGGACAAGGACCGCGACGGTTTCGTGCTGGGCGAGGGCGCCGGCGTGCTGGTGCTCGAGGAGTACGAACACGCCAAGGCGCGCGGCGCCAAGATCTACGCGGAAGTCGCGGGCTTCGGCCTGACCGGCGACGCGTATCACATGACCGCGCCCGACGTCGACGGCCCCCGCCGCTCGATGGCCATGGCACTGGCCAACGCCGGCGTCAATGCCGACCAGGTGCAGTACCTCAACGCGCACGGCACCTCGACGCAGATCGGCGACCTCAACGAGACCAATGCGGTCAAGCTGGCGTTCGGCGACCACGCGAAGAAGCTCGTCGTCAATTCGACCAAGTCCATGACCGGCCACTTGCTGGGCGGCGCGGGCGGCATCGAATCGGTGTTCACGGTCATGGCGCTGCACGAGCAGAAGAGCCCGCCGACCATCAACATCTTCAACCAGGATCCGGAGTGCGATCTCGACTACTGCGCCAACGAGGCGCGCGATCTGAAGATCGATGTCGCGGTCAAGAACAACTTCGGCTTCGGCGGCACCAACGGCACGCTGGTGTTCAAGCGCGCTTGAGCATTGCTCCTTCATGCACAGCGCACCGTCGGTGAACTATCCGGTGGGGCGCTCGCGTGGCGCAACCCGGATTCTCGTTGTCCTGTGGGCCCTGGGCGCCTGCTGCGCGGGCGCGTCCTGCTATCTGTTGGATAGCGCCGGATGGCGCCACCTGCTGCTGGTGCTCAGTGTCGTGTTCGCGGGCGTCGCGGCGGGTTTCGGCCTGCGGCGCGACGGTGCGGGCGTGCTGCATTTCGACGGCCTGCACTGGTCGTTGTCGGGTGCCGATCCGGTGCGCGGCATTCGCAACGCGCGCGTGCTGGTGGCGCTCGATTTCCAGTCGCTGATGCTGCTTCGGCTCACCGAGCCGGGCCGCGCCCGGCGTTGGATCTGGATCGAGCAGCGGGCCATGCCGGAGCGCTGGCGCGACGTGCGCCGTGCGGTATATTCGCGCCCCCCGTCCGCGGAGCCCGCGGGCGACCCGTGGCGCGCGACGGCACCCGCCGACGCGCCCTGAACCTCTGTCGATGACCACCTCTCCGCCGCCAGTGCCGCCGGATTCCGGCCTGACCGACGCGTCCGCCGCGGAAGCGCCGCGTCCGGGCGAGGTCGATTTCCAGCTGGTCCAGCGCACGGTCGCGGGCGACCAGAAGGCGTTCGAGCTGTTGGTCATCAAGTACCAGCGCCGCATCGAGCGCCTGATCGGGCGCATGGTGCGCGATGTCGACCTGATCGAGGATATCGCGCAGGAAACCTTCATTCGTGCCTACCGCGCGCTGCACCAGTTCCGCGGAGAAGCGCAGTTCTACACCTGGCTCTACCGGATCGCCGTCAACACCGCCAAGAAGGCGCTGGTGGACATGAAGCGCGACCCGACCGTTTCCGAGGCCGCCCTGAGGCCTTCTTCTGAGGACGAAGATGAAACTTACCGTCCCGGAAACGAACCAACCACCGACGAAACCCCCGAATCGGTCCTGGCGGCGAACGAAATCGCCAGGGCTGTCGAAGCTGCCATGGAAGCACTCCCCGCCGAGTTGCGCCAGGCGGTCACGCTGCGCGAAATCGAGGGCATGAGTTACGAAGAGATCGCCGAGGTCATGGATTGCCCTATCGGCACGGTGCGTTCGCGTATTTTCCGGGCGCGCGAGGCCATTTCGGCCAGGGTCAAGCCGCTGCTGGACAACCAGTCCGGCAAACGTTGGTAAGTAAGCAGGTGAATGAAATGAATCAGACGATGACGGTTCGGGAACAGGTGTCCGCACTTGCGGATGGTCATTTGCAGGGCGAGTCGTTCGCGCAGGCGATCGATGCAATCTGCGCCGACAGCGAGTCGCGCGCGGCCTGGCAGGCCTACCACGTGGTGGGGGATGTGCTGCGTTCGGGCTCTCATTCGCCGTGCAGCGACAGTTCGGCCTTCCTGGCGCGCTTCCAGCAACGGCTGGCCGCCGAGCCGGTGGTGCTCGCCCCCGTCGCGGCGCCGGTAGCCGCGCCTGTGGCGATTCCCGTGCAGCGCAGGGCCGAAGCGGCCAACGAGCCGGTATTCCGCTGGAAGCTGGTGGCCGGCGCGGCCTCGCTGATGGCGGTGGCCGCCATCGGCTGGACGCTGGTCGGCAACGGTGCGGCGATTCCGCAACCCGGCGCGCAAATCGCGTCGGTCCAGCAACAACAACAGCCGGCCGTCAACTCGGTGCTGGCCGCGGCGGCCCTGAGCGGTCCGCAGCAGCCCGCCGGCGCCACGCTGACGCCCACGCGCGTGATCGTCGGCAACGGCAGTCCGCAAGTCATGCTGCGCGACCCGCGGCTCGATCAACTGCTCGAAGCGCACCAGCAAGCCGGCGGCGCTTCGCAAATGCCTTCGGGCTTCCTGCGCAATGCCACTTTCGAAGGGCCCACGCGCTGACCGCGCGCGCCTAGCCGCCTGCCCGTAATGACCGTTCAGATGCCGATCTCCGCACGCGCCTGCGTGCTTGTGTTTGCTGCTTTCTGCCTTGCGCAGGTTTCCACCGCGCAGACTCGTTCAGGCGCGGCGAATGCGAAGAGCGCAACCGCGGCGCAGACGGACGAGCCGCCGGCAATGAGCGTCACCGAGTGGCTGCAGCGCATGCATGCGGGCGCCAGGCAGCGCAATTACGTGGGCACTTTCGTGGTGTCGGCGCCTGGCGGTGACCTGTCGAGCGCGCGCATCTGGCACGTGCGCGACGGCGATCACCAGATCGAGCGCATCGAGGCGCTGTCGGGGCCGCCGCGCTCGACCTTCCGGCGCAACCGCAACGTCATGACCTTCCTGCCGGAGGCGAAGGTCGTCAAGGTCGAGAAGCGCGAGAACCTCGATCTCTTCCCGAACCTGCCGGACAAGCCCGATTCGTCGATCGGCGATTTCTACGACGTGCGCGCGATCGGCAAGGACCGCGTGGCGGGCTTCGATGCCGACGTGGTGCAACTGGTGCCGCACGATGGGCTGCGCTTCGGCTACCGTGTCTGGAGCGAGCGCCGTTCGGGCCTCGTGGTGAAGCTGCAGACCGTCGACAGCGAATCGCGCGTGGTGGAGCAGTCGGCGTTCTCCGAACTGCAGCTCGACGCGCCCGTGAAGGCACAGGCGCTGGCGCAAATGATGGCCAACACCTCCGGCTATCGCATCGAGAAGCTCGAACTCGAGCGCTCCAGCGCGCAGGACGAGGGCTGGACCCTCAGCACGCCGGTGGCCGGCTTCAAGCCCCGCAGCTTCTTCCGTCGTCCGCCGAGCGGCGACAGCAACAACAACGGCGGCAAGCAGAAACAACAGGACGCGACCACGGTCCAGTGGACCTTCTCCGACGGGTTGGCTTCGGTGTCGCTCTTCATCGAGCGCTACGATGCCGCGCGCGCGCCCCGCGACGGCGTGCTGACCATCGGCGCGACCAACGCGATCCGCCGGCGCCTGCCCGAGCCCGCCAGCGACTGGTGGCTGACCGCGGTCGGCGAAGTGCCGCAACAGACACTCAACGCATTCGCCCAGAGCCTTGCCCGCACGCGCTGATTCGACGGATTCGCCGCGCATGCCGAGGGCCGGTTGCGCTGAACCAAGCCTGTGCGGCAGACTCATAGCACTTGTTTTTTAGCCGCTCTGCTCTTTTGAAAGAAAACCGATGATCTTCAAAGTCGAGGGACACAAGCTTCGTTCCGGTGTGCTGGCTTTCGCGCTTGCGCTCACGGCGGGCGCCACATTCCTGCCAGTGGAGCCCGTGCATGCGCAGACGCGCACGCTGCCCGATTTCACCGACCTGGTCGACCAGGTCGGCCCCTCCGTCGTCAACATCCGCACCGTCGAGAAGGTCACGCCGCGCGCAGGCAACGGCGAGATGGACGAGGAGATGCAGGAGTTCTTCCGCCGCTTCTTCGGTCAGCCGCTGCCGGGTGCGCCGCGCTCCGGCCCGCGCCCGAACCGGCCGCAGCAACCGCAGGAAGAAGAGCGTCCGCGCGGCGTCGGGTCAGGCTTCATCCTGACGGCCGACGGCTATGTGATGACCAACGCGCACGTGGTGGAAGACGCCTCCGAAGTGCTGGTCACGCTGCCCGACAAGCGCGAGTTCAAGGCCAAGATCGTGGGCGCCGACAAGCGCTCCGACGTCGCTGTAGTGAAGATCGAGGCCACGGGCCTGCCCGCCGTGAAGGTGGGTGATATTTCCAAGCTGCGTGTCGGCGAATGGGTCATGGCCATCGGCTCTCCCTTTGGCCTCGAGAACACGGTCACCGCGGGCATCGTGAGCGCAAAGCAGCGCGATACCGGCGAATACCTGCCGTTCATCCAGACCGACGTGGCCATCAACCCCGGCAACTCGGGCGGCCCGCTGATCAACATGCGCGGCGAGGTGGTCGGCATCAACAGCCAGATCTACTCGCGTTCGGGCGGCTTCATGGGCATCTCGTTCTCGATTCCGATCGACGAGGCGATTCGCGTGAGCGACCAGTTGCGTACCTCGGGTCGCGTGTCGCGCGGCCGGATCGGCGTGCAGATCGACCAGGTAACGAAGGACGTGGCCGAGGCCATCGGCCTTGGCAAGGCGCAAGGCGCGCTGGTGCGCGGCGTCGAGGCCGGGTCGCCGGGCGAGAAGGCCGGCGTGGAGCCGGGCGACGTCATCACCAAGTTCGACGGCAAGGCCATCGAAAAGCCGAGCGACCTGCCGCGCCTGGTGGGCAACACCAAGCCCGGCACGAAGAGCACGCTCACGGTGTTCCGCCGCGGCGCATTGCGCGACCTCAACGTGACCATTGCCGAGATCGAGCCCGACAAGCCCAGCAAGCGCGCGAGCGATCGCGACGAAACGCCGGCCAAGCCGCCGGCATCCGCTGCCGCCAAATCGCTCGGGCTCGCCGTGAGCGACCTCACCGATGTCCAGAAGAAGGAGCTCAAGCTCAAGGGCGGTGTGAAGGTCGATGCCGCCAGCGATGCCGCCGCGCGTGCGGGCCTGCGCGAGGGCGACATCATTCTGGCCGTGGGCAATTCGGACATCTCGAACGCACGCGAATTCGAGTCCGCCATTGGCAAAGCCGACAAGAGCAAGGCGCTCAGCGTGCTGTTCCGCCGCGGTGACTGGGCGCAATACGCCCTGATCCGCCCCGCACGCTGATCTGACGCTGGCGTCAAGTGGCCCCACCCGGCAGTCGGGTTTGGGGCCATTTTTTTGAGGTGTTTACGACGTTCTGGGGTCGTGCCTCAAAAAAATCTGCGGCCTCGAAAGCCTCAAAAATTGTTGGCACCTACTAACTTATAAAAAGGCTAAGGACGGATTTCGGTAGAATAGAGCACCCTCGACGGCCGGTCAGCGCATAAGGAGTGCCCTGACCTTCACGATGCGAGATGTCAGACAGCAGTCCACCGGTGCTCCACAGATCGCCCACAAGTTGTTCAGTAACTGCTCCACCGATCCTGTTGATAACCTGTTTATATCTTTGATGTTGTGGACCTGCAACGACCCCTTTGGAGCCTGTTCCCGGATGTACGTGCTTCCCTTTTTGCCTACAATGAAGTTCCAACTACTGCAGTTGCCATTGCTTGTTGGTTCAGGGCGCGTCTCCAGAAGACGCGCCCTTTTTTCTTGCCTGTCGCCCTCTGCGCGCGAGCCAATTCAAGTACTTAAGCGTTCCCGTTGATGAATCACATCAGAAATTTTTCGATCATTGCGCACATCGACCATGGCAAGTCGACACTCGCAGACCGTTTGATCCAGCGCTGCGGCGGCCTCGCGGAACGCGAGATGGAAGCGCAGGTGCTCGACTCGATGGACATCGAGAAAGAGCGTGGGATAACCATCAAGGCACAGACCGCCGCGCTGCACTACAAGGCACGCGACGGACAGGTCTACAACCTCAATCTGATCGACACGCCGGGCCACGTCGACTTCTCGTATGAAGTGAGTCGCTCGCTGTCCGCATGCGAAGGCGCGCTGCTCGTGGTCGACGCATCGCAAGGCGTCGAAGCGCAGACGGTGGCCAACTGCTACACCGCGCTCGACCTCGGCGTCGAAGTGGTGCCGGTGCTCAACAAGATCGACCTGCCCAACGCGGACCTCGAGAACGCGCGCACCGAAATCGAAGACGTGATCGGCATCGACGCGACCGACGCGATTCCGTGCTCCGCCAAGACCGGCGTCGGCATCGACGACATCCTCGAAGCCATCGTCGCGCGCATGCCCGCGCCACGCGGCAACCCCGACGGTCCGCTGCGCGCGATGATCGTCGACAGCTGGTTCGACCCGTACGTCGGCGTCGTCATGCTGGTGCGCGTGGT
This region includes:
- the fabG gene encoding 3-oxoacyl-ACP reductase FabG; this translates as MSIPKFEGQVALVTGATRGIGAAIALELAQRGLKVVGTGTTDEGAAKITSALSAYDGRGRALDVNDGAAVEALVDEIVKAYGAIHVLVNNAGITRDTLAMRMKDSDWDAVLDTNLKAVFSLSRAVIRPMMKQRYGRIISITSVVGASGNAGQANYAAAKAGVAGMTRALARELGSRNITVNCVAPGFIETDMTASLPEAQQQALLQQIPLGHLGKPADIAHAVAYLASPQASYVTGQELHVNGGMHM
- a CDS encoding beta-ketoacyl-ACP synthase III, which translates into the protein MTTPYSRITGTGSYLPPRRVTNDDLAKELATRGIETSDQWIVERTGIHARHFAAPEVTSSDLGYEAARHALEAAGRKASDVDLIIVATSTPDMVFPSSAAILQHKLGIAGCPAFDVQAVCSGFVYALTVADAMIRTGTARCALVIGAEVFSRILDFNDRTTCVLFGDGAGAVVLEASEEPGILASDLHADGKHVGILCVPGHVSGGNVLGTPLLHMDGQAVFKLAVRVLEEAARATLAKAGKTEADIDWLIPHQANIRIMEGTARKLKLPREKLIVTVNEHGNTSAASIPLALDEAVRSGKVKKGETLMLEGVGGGFTWGAVLLNL
- a CDS encoding MucB/RseB C-terminal domain-containing protein produces the protein MTVQMPISARACVLVFAAFCLAQVSTAQTRSGAANAKSATAAQTDEPPAMSVTEWLQRMHAGARQRNYVGTFVVSAPGGDLSSARIWHVRDGDHQIERIEALSGPPRSTFRRNRNVMTFLPEAKVVKVEKRENLDLFPNLPDKPDSSIGDFYDVRAIGKDRVAGFDADVVQLVPHDGLRFGYRVWSERRSGLVVKLQTVDSESRVVEQSAFSELQLDAPVKAQALAQMMANTSGYRIEKLELERSSAQDEGWTLSTPVAGFKPRSFFRRPPSGDSNNNGGKQKQQDATTVQWTFSDGLASVSLFIERYDAARAPRDGVLTIGATNAIRRRLPEPASDWWLTAVGEVPQQTLNAFAQSLARTR
- the rpoE gene encoding RNA polymerase sigma factor RpoE, translating into MTTSPPPVPPDSGLTDASAAEAPRPGEVDFQLVQRTVAGDQKAFELLVIKYQRRIERLIGRMVRDVDLIEDIAQETFIRAYRALHQFRGEAQFYTWLYRIAVNTAKKALVDMKRDPTVSEAALRPSSEDEDETYRPGNEPTTDETPESVLAANEIARAVEAAMEALPAELRQAVTLREIEGMSYEEIAEVMDCPIGTVRSRIFRAREAISARVKPLLDNQSGKRW
- a CDS encoding DegQ family serine endoprotease, with the protein product MIFKVEGHKLRSGVLAFALALTAGATFLPVEPVHAQTRTLPDFTDLVDQVGPSVVNIRTVEKVTPRAGNGEMDEEMQEFFRRFFGQPLPGAPRSGPRPNRPQQPQEEERPRGVGSGFILTADGYVMTNAHVVEDASEVLVTLPDKREFKAKIVGADKRSDVAVVKIEATGLPAVKVGDISKLRVGEWVMAIGSPFGLENTVTAGIVSAKQRDTGEYLPFIQTDVAINPGNSGGPLINMRGEVVGINSQIYSRSGGFMGISFSIPIDEAIRVSDQLRTSGRVSRGRIGVQIDQVTKDVAEAIGLGKAQGALVRGVEAGSPGEKAGVEPGDVITKFDGKAIEKPSDLPRLVGNTKPGTKSTLTVFRRGALRDLNVTIAEIEPDKPSKRASDRDETPAKPPASAAAKSLGLAVSDLTDVQKKELKLKGGVKVDAASDAAARAGLREGDIILAVGNSDISNAREFESAIGKADKSKALSVLFRRGDWAQYALIRPAR
- a CDS encoding sigma-E factor negative regulatory protein, with the translated sequence MNQTMTVREQVSALADGHLQGESFAQAIDAICADSESRAAWQAYHVVGDVLRSGSHSPCSDSSAFLARFQQRLAAEPVVLAPVAAPVAAPVAIPVQRRAEAANEPVFRWKLVAGAASLMAVAAIGWTLVGNGAAIPQPGAQIASVQQQQQPAVNSVLAAAALSGPQQPAGATLTPTRVIVGNGSPQVMLRDPRLDQLLEAHQQAGGASQMPSGFLRNATFEGPTR
- the acpP gene encoding acyl carrier protein, giving the protein MSDIEARVKKIIAEQLGVEESQVTNEKAFVADLGADSLDTVELVMALEDEFGIEIPDEDAEKITTVQNAVDYATKNQKA
- the fabF gene encoding beta-ketoacyl-ACP synthase II, with the translated sequence MTKRRVVVTGLGCIAPVGNTATESWANLLAGKSGIANITAFDASAFACKFAGEVKGFDITQYISEKEARHMDRFIHLGLAAAMQAVQDSGLPTGEALSYEKAVRIGCNIGSGIGGLPMIEETHGEYASRGPRRISPFFVPASIINMISGHVSIKYGFKGPNIAVVTACTTGLHAIGTSARMIEYGDADVMIAGGAESTISPLGIGGFTAPRALSTRNDDPATASRPWDKDRDGFVLGEGAGVLVLEEYEHAKARGAKIYAEVAGFGLTGDAYHMTAPDVDGPRRSMAMALANAGVNADQVQYLNAHGTSTQIGDLNETNAVKLAFGDHAKKLVVNSTKSMTGHLLGGAGGIESVFTVMALHEQKSPPTINIFNQDPECDLDYCANEARDLKIDVAVKNNFGFGGTNGTLVFKRA
- the fabD gene encoding ACP S-malonyltransferase, producing MKSFAFVFPGQGSQAVGMLDGWGDHPAVVETLREASEALGEDVGALIKNGPKEELALTTNTQPVMLVAGVAAWRAWLSEGGATPAVVAGHSLGEYSALVASGVLTLAQAAPLVRFRAQAMQQAVPVGVGAMAAVLGMESGKVVAGCAEAAASFGAGSAEIVEAVNFNDPMQTVIAGSKAAVDKACELLKANGAKRALLLPVSAPFHSSLMKPAAEALREKLASITLSAPQIPVLNNIDVAVETDADRIRDALVRQAAGPVRWVESVQALKLRGVAAIIECGPGKVLAGMVKRIAPDLEAASVYDPATLADTRQSLAG